TTTGGATACAAAGACTTCATCCCCATGTTCAAAGCGGAAAAATACGACCCCGACCACTGGGCAGACTTATTCCGCAGAGCCGGTGCCCGCTTTGTCGTCCCCGTAGCCGAGCATCACGATGGATTTGCCATGTACGACACCGCTCTATCGGACTGGTGCGCGAGCAAAATGGGACCAAAACGCGATCTCATTGGCGAGCTCGCCGAAGCCGTACGCAAACAATGGCTGATATTTGGCCTATCGACACACCGCGCAGAACACTGGTGGTTCATGGATGGCGGGATGCAATTTGACTCCGACGTACAGGACGGACAATACGCGGGCTTATACGGCCCCGCGCAACCGAGAGACAGCCAACCCAACGAAGAATTCTTAGACGACTGGCTCGCGCGCACCTGTGAACTCGTCGATAAATACCACCCACAAATCGTGTGGTTTGACTGGTGGATACAAGAACCTGCTTTCGCGTCTTACGTACAGCGTTTTGCAGCCTATTATTACAACCGCGGCGCCGAATGGGATCGCGGTGTCGCAATCAATTACAAACACGATACCTTTCCGCCAGAAGCCGCAGTTTACGACATAGAGCGCGGGCAATTAGACGACATCAACCCACACTTCTGGCAAACCGACACCTGCGTGGCGAGAAAATCCTGGGGATATATCAAAGAAGAACGGGGATACAAAAGCGCCTCGCAACTAATCGGCGACCTCGTGGATATCGTAAGCAAAAACGGCGCACTCTTGCTCAACGTGGGACCGCGTCCCGACGGCACCATCCCCGAAGAAGAAGAGGCCCTATTGCTCGCAATCGGCAAATGGCTCACCGTAAACGGCGAAGCGGTCTACGACTCGCGTCCCTGGAAAGTATTTGGCGAAGGCCCAACAGAAGTCACAACCGGTTCATTCACCGACACAAAGCGACAGATGTTTGGCGAACGCGACATCCGCTTCACCACGCGAGGGGATATCCTCTACGCAACCGTATTGGCCATACCCGAAAAAGATGAAATAACGATCCAATCGCTCGGATCTTCCCTGCGTCTGCTAACCAAACCAATCGACAAAGTCGAACTATTGGGAGCAGGATCGTTAAAATGGTCGCAAACAATGCGCGGCTTAAAAGTCCAACTCCCCACAGAAAAACCATGCGACCACGCGCTCGTCTTAAAAATCACGCCAGTGTCCGATTGAGGCATCCAATGACATCCGATCACATACACTGGACATTTCAGTACGATGGCAGAAGTCAGACCCCGCATTTTGGCAAGCAATTGATCGAAATACTGAATAGAAGCACTGCGCCAACATCTCAAAAAAAATACACCGTCCTCCCAAATTACTGGAAAGGATACAAAGGACGGGCAGGTGGAGATCCCGTGCGCGACCTGACAATTGGCGAAGTAGTGATCAACAGAAAGCGCGAACCATCGAAAAACTGGCATTACGACATCCAATTTCTCAACACCACAAGCGGCGAAAACCTGCACCTCGACTACTATTGCGAGGACGACGACCTCCGCACCCTGCGGGACACCTGGCGCGTA
This genomic window from Gemmatimonadota bacterium contains:
- a CDS encoding alpha-L-fucosidase codes for the protein MAIQLPEGPFKPNWDSLSNYRVPDWYQNDKFGIFIHWGVYSVPAYGSEWYPRNMYQQGAREFAHHKATYGEHSKFGYKDFIPMFKAEKYDPDHWADLFRRAGARFVVPVAEHHDGFAMYDTALSDWCASKMGPKRDLIGELAEAVRKQWLIFGLSTHRAEHWWFMDGGMQFDSDVQDGQYAGLYGPAQPRDSQPNEEFLDDWLARTCELVDKYHPQIVWFDWWIQEPAFASYVQRFAAYYYNRGAEWDRGVAINYKHDTFPPEAAVYDIERGQLDDINPHFWQTDTCVARKSWGYIKEERGYKSASQLIGDLVDIVSKNGALLLNVGPRPDGTIPEEEEALLLAIGKWLTVNGEAVYDSRPWKVFGEGPTEVTTGSFTDTKRQMFGERDIRFTTRGDILYATVLAIPEKDEITIQSLGSSLRLLTKPIDKVELLGAGSLKWSQTMRGLKVQLPTEKPCDHALVLKITPVSD